Proteins encoded within one genomic window of Synechococcus sp. PCC 7335:
- a CDS encoding glycosyltransferase, giving the protein MKIAIISSGFLPVIDGVTVSLFHRVRVLSKLGHQVLILCPDYQPVASVYPSWRDYHGEILPGVRVVNLPSEPFMGVEFERNFSRRANRRLNQELAMFDPDIVHVDEPDRIFLGTLRASGVAYAKVHNIPCVGFYHTNFIDYIEDFWPLPSGLIAFLQWFSMLFIRPVFHSYDAILVSSPVTAEKMALMKVRNVLCDRFLGVDVQAFQTQRPDPNFFAKTYKIEGVQDKTKLVFLGRLTPDKGWAFTLRSLAAWAGDPNNAPLLGQIAIIIAGDGELRSTVLEKLQPLANSTGLSVHLLGRIAPNAVPSLLANSDIHITTSEKETLGLTVLEAFAAGIPVIAPAKGGVKTHIRDGKNSLLFEPQNSESFGQALTKLVSDVNLRCQLGQQAQQDVVCYDWENVVPTLLSTWQNQISLHSSS; this is encoded by the coding sequence ATGAAAATTGCCATAATTAGCTCTGGCTTTCTGCCGGTTATCGATGGGGTTACTGTCTCTTTATTTCACCGGGTGCGGGTGCTCAGTAAGCTGGGTCATCAGGTTTTGATTTTGTGCCCAGACTACCAGCCGGTAGCCTCGGTATATCCCAGCTGGCGCGACTATCATGGCGAAATTTTGCCCGGGGTACGGGTGGTGAATTTGCCGAGCGAGCCGTTTATGGGGGTGGAGTTTGAGCGGAATTTTAGCAGACGGGCAAATCGGCGATTGAATCAGGAGCTGGCCATGTTTGATCCAGATATTGTGCACGTAGATGAGCCGGATCGAATATTCCTAGGGACTTTGAGGGCATCGGGAGTGGCCTATGCTAAGGTGCACAACATTCCTTGTGTGGGCTTTTATCACACGAATTTTATTGACTATATTGAAGATTTTTGGCCGCTGCCCTCTGGCTTGATTGCTTTTCTTCAGTGGTTCTCGATGCTGTTTATTCGGCCTGTGTTTCACTCGTATGACGCTATTTTGGTCTCTAGCCCGGTGACAGCTGAGAAAATGGCGCTCATGAAGGTAAGGAACGTGCTGTGCGATCGCTTTTTGGGTGTGGACGTTCAGGCGTTTCAGACGCAGCGCCCAGATCCCAATTTTTTTGCGAAGACGTACAAAATTGAAGGAGTGCAAGACAAGACGAAGCTTGTATTCTTGGGACGGTTGACGCCCGATAAGGGATGGGCATTTACTTTGCGATCGCTGGCTGCTTGGGCAGGCGATCCGAACAACGCCCCCCTGCTAGGCCAAATTGCAATCATCATTGCCGGCGATGGAGAACTGCGTTCCACAGTTTTAGAGAAGCTGCAGCCGCTAGCGAACTCAACCGGGCTTTCCGTTCATCTGCTAGGACGAATAGCTCCAAACGCCGTGCCCTCTCTGCTGGCGAATAGCGATATACATATCACTACCTCTGAAAAAGAAACCCTCGGACTAACCGTGCTAGAAGCGTTTGCAGCAGGGATTCCTGTAATTGCACCTGCCAAAGGCGGCGTGAAAACTCACATTCGCGATGGGAAAAACAGCCTTTTGTTTGAACCACAAAATAGCGAAAGTTTTGGACAAGCGTTGACAAAGCTAGTTTCAGACGTAAATCTACGGTGTCAGTTAGGCCAGCAAGCCCAGCAAGATGTTGTCTGTTATGACTGGGAAAACGTGGTGCCTACCCTGCTATCCACCTGGCAAAATCAGATTTCCCTACACTCCTCGTCTTGA
- a CDS encoding glycosyltransferase family 39 protein yields MKNRLGVARLSQPQLWNGIIVILIGLGVLFRVTNLDRPVYWVDEVATSMRVSGYTQAEVVEQVATEQPLSVSDLQRFQVIRPVEDSSAEHPLLGLIGVLVQSPEHAPLYFVLARFWAELFGNSVVAMRSLPVLFGLLGIPAMYGTGRSLFSQMKDAQAQIVAKTAAGLLAISPFFVAYSQEARPYSLWILLLLLTTQCLWRSLQTGRWRWWIAYGTCLILSLYTSLLTILVVLGQGLAVLLWYRRRLYAYLTASAIALSALSPWVIVVLTHWPKLQSNTVWMQQYAPIWATLGTWFYSLAVLFFDVPVAERPLVFGVQVVVATATLTLIGYASYVFVRRTSPQLWGLVLATALSTPSLLLLVDLLRSGQAAATPRYLMPTHLVVLLVVAYLLCDHLFKFPSPTKLWRLIAASLLTVSLVSCLIPQPSPYLKSRNLSNADLTALLNTVRSPHLVTTPSSIQDLISLSYDLDPDIVFYVLPSDTASANDLLTGILSEGKATFLLAPSTQVRQRVEDSQRLKLTKLYQPPPLISGGFALTLWQVKLL; encoded by the coding sequence ATGAAAAATCGCCTTGGAGTTGCTCGCCTTTCTCAGCCTCAGCTATGGAATGGGATCATCGTCATTTTGATTGGGCTGGGTGTGCTATTTCGGGTGACTAACCTCGATCGGCCGGTGTATTGGGTAGATGAGGTAGCCACTTCGATGCGGGTTTCTGGCTACACGCAGGCGGAAGTAGTCGAGCAAGTGGCGACTGAACAGCCGCTGAGTGTCTCGGACCTGCAGCGATTTCAAGTGATTCGGCCAGTTGAAGACTCTTCTGCTGAACATCCGTTGCTAGGTTTGATTGGGGTTTTGGTTCAAAGCCCAGAGCATGCGCCTTTGTATTTTGTCCTGGCTCGGTTTTGGGCGGAGCTGTTTGGCAATTCTGTGGTGGCGATGCGAAGCCTACCGGTCCTGTTCGGTCTGCTAGGAATTCCGGCAATGTATGGTACGGGGCGATCACTTTTTTCTCAGATGAAGGACGCCCAGGCACAGATTGTGGCAAAAACGGCGGCAGGGCTGCTGGCAATCTCTCCCTTTTTCGTGGCTTATTCTCAGGAGGCGCGTCCGTATAGTCTGTGGATCTTGCTGCTACTGCTAACAACTCAGTGCCTATGGCGATCGCTACAAACAGGTCGCTGGCGATGGTGGATAGCCTATGGCACCTGTCTGATTCTGTCGTTGTACACATCTTTGCTGACGATCTTGGTTGTGTTGGGTCAGGGTCTAGCAGTGCTGCTGTGGTATCGGCGGCGACTCTATGCCTATCTAACGGCTAGTGCGATCGCCTTATCTGCCCTTTCTCCCTGGGTGATTGTTGTGCTTACCCACTGGCCAAAACTGCAGAGTAATACGGTCTGGATGCAGCAATATGCGCCAATCTGGGCAACGCTAGGCACCTGGTTTTATAGTCTAGCGGTACTATTTTTCGATGTGCCCGTAGCAGAAAGGCCACTGGTTTTCGGTGTACAGGTGGTAGTGGCAACAGCGACCCTTACTTTAATTGGCTACGCTAGCTATGTTTTTGTGCGGCGAACCTCTCCTCAGCTTTGGGGACTTGTTTTGGCGACGGCCCTTTCGACGCCTAGTCTGTTGCTGCTAGTCGATCTTCTACGTAGCGGGCAGGCAGCGGCAACGCCTCGCTACTTGATGCCAACCCATCTGGTCGTGCTGCTAGTCGTCGCTTATTTGCTGTGTGACCACTTGTTCAAATTTCCTTCACCGACTAAGCTATGGCGATTGATTGCAGCTTCACTACTCACCGTGAGTTTGGTTTCTTGTCTAATTCCTCAGCCCTCGCCCTATCTCAAGAGCCGAAATCTGAGCAACGCAGATCTGACTGCGCTTTTAAACACTGTGCGATCGCCCCACTTAGTGACTACGCCTAGCTCCATTCAAGATCTGATCTCCCTTAGCTACGATCTAGATCCTGATATTGTGTTCTACGTTCTGCCTAGCGATACGGCTTCCGCGAATGACCTACTGACAGGTATTCTAAGCGAAGGTAAAGCGACTTTTTTGCTCGCTCCTTCCACCCAAGTAAGGCAGAGAGTTGAGGACAGCCAACGACTAAAGCTGACTAAGCTCTACCAGCCGCCGCCGCTAATATCTGGTGGGTTTGCCTTGACGCTATGGCAGGTCAAGCTGTTATGA
- a CDS encoding alpha/beta hydrolase: protein MEYLRLVSRRPVLVLLAILCAYLLAYLGLWRFQTKLIFLPRKSVGSTPSDVGLPYEDLRLSVKNGEVHSWWIPAPTAVANSPVVIFAHGNASNLSDLVFRFQQFHDWGCSVMAFDYRGYGESSGPFPNEQRVYEDIEAAWQYLTMQRQIEASKIVAYGQSIGGAIALNLAVDHPEAAGLIMESSFTSMRDMVDYRFPLLPKVIPIDWLLTQRFDSVQKMRSLQVPLLLIHGTDDDIVPVSMSQRLHEAAISGGNTATRLFLIDGGDHNSLPTAGGDAYAKSIQAFIGLQSN, encoded by the coding sequence ATGGAGTACCTCCGGTTGGTTAGCAGGCGTCCGGTGCTAGTTTTGCTGGCTATTCTATGCGCCTATCTACTAGCCTATCTAGGGCTGTGGCGCTTTCAAACGAAGCTGATATTCTTGCCACGCAAGTCCGTTGGGAGTACGCCCAGCGATGTCGGTCTGCCATACGAAGATCTAAGGCTTAGCGTCAAGAACGGAGAGGTCCATAGCTGGTGGATCCCTGCGCCTACAGCCGTTGCCAATTCTCCAGTGGTCATTTTTGCCCACGGCAACGCCAGTAACCTTAGCGATCTGGTTTTTAGATTTCAGCAGTTTCACGACTGGGGCTGTTCGGTCATGGCGTTTGACTATCGGGGCTATGGAGAAAGCTCTGGCCCATTTCCTAACGAGCAGCGAGTCTATGAGGATATAGAAGCGGCCTGGCAGTATCTAACAATGCAGCGGCAGATTGAGGCTAGCAAAATTGTGGCCTATGGCCAGTCGATTGGGGGGGCGATCGCGCTAAACCTTGCTGTCGATCATCCAGAAGCAGCAGGACTGATTATGGAAAGTTCATTTACTTCTATGCGGGACATGGTGGATTACAGATTTCCGCTGTTACCCAAAGTAATACCAATAGATTGGCTCTTGACCCAGCGGTTTGATTCTGTGCAAAAGATGCGATCGCTACAGGTTCCGCTTTTGCTGATTCATGGCACCGACGACGACATTGTTCCAGTGAGTATGAGTCAGCGGCTTCACGAAGCAGCAATCTCAGGAGGAAATACAGCGACTAGATTGTTCTTGATCGATGGCGGGGACCACAACAGCTTACCGACTGCTGGGGGCGATGCTTATGCTAAAAGCATCCAAGCATTCATTGGGCTTCAATCAAATTAG
- a CDS encoding bifunctional 2-polyprenyl-6-hydroxyphenol methylase/3-demethylubiquinol 3-O-methyltransferase UbiG: MLRAQDVWFDHLQSATRYNQWIFSQLQPHVKGRTLEVGCGCGNFTMLIAQHCSELLAIDLDEGYTRQTRSRLQAHPHVQVAAADVTAMAPDQSFDTIIMLDVLEHIKDDVAVLRRLSQMLAPDGTLIVKVPALESLYNSLDEAVGHHRRYTPATLQTALTKAAYTQTTLNYFNLAGILGWWLNGVRGLVTPPGNQVGWFDRCVPLFQTVENRLGCPVGLSLLAVAACDR; this comes from the coding sequence ATGCTACGTGCGCAAGATGTCTGGTTTGACCATCTTCAGTCGGCGACTCGCTATAACCAGTGGATCTTCTCTCAGCTACAGCCGCATGTTAAGGGGCGCACGCTAGAAGTCGGCTGTGGATGTGGTAACTTTACGATGTTGATTGCCCAGCACTGTTCAGAACTACTGGCAATCGATTTGGATGAGGGCTATACGCGGCAAACGCGATCGCGCCTTCAAGCTCATCCCCACGTCCAAGTCGCCGCTGCTGATGTGACAGCGATGGCGCCTGATCAGTCGTTTGACACTATCATCATGCTAGATGTGCTAGAGCATATCAAGGACGACGTGGCTGTTTTGCGCAGACTCAGTCAAATGCTGGCGCCAGATGGAACTTTAATAGTAAAGGTGCCGGCGCTTGAATCGCTGTACAACTCACTAGACGAAGCAGTCGGGCACCATCGCCGCTATACGCCTGCGACTTTGCAAACAGCACTGACCAAAGCTGCCTATACGCAGACCACGCTGAACTATTTTAATTTGGCTGGGATTTTGGGATGGTGGCTCAATGGAGTAAGAGGTCTCGTAACGCCACCCGGTAACCAAGTGGGCTGGTTTGATCGCTGTGTACCGTTGTTTCAAACGGTAGAGAACCGATTGGGTTGTCCGGTGGGGCTCTCGCTATTGGCGGTAGCAGCTTGCGATCGTTGA
- a CDS encoding alpha/beta hydrolase encodes MFQPLQFIGILQKKARPHFQSRFAFRPSVIALSFLLGSLASLIVPTTAKAAERIQLQYGLAGITVTRQELETFAQTGEASGGLETILARLGPDIQEQLRSALKATYNLDPVLANRFSYTRSGEQLLSEVGELIKTESGLNGFKGLRAALTLAAADPEGLTLIKFIEKFPSDIRINIAQALRFGGRFRALLSETQQTVSQLTEDTEAIAQTEPPIDFSALPDPRALGERTVSIEALTLYDQGRDRTIPTDLYLPNFLATDSDRSIPVVVVSNGLGARRDRFTELANHLASHGFAVALLDHPGSDRERLSDFYNGLEAENFEPTEYIDRPLDVSFILDELSRLNQTQFSNHLDPERAGVFGYSFGGTTALALAGAEIDLEHLQHACETRSSLFNISLLYQCRALELPEGAIANATLKDDRIKAIYTFVPFSRSLYGPDGMAQVDGPVLWEATDKDILTPFVIEQLPAFSWLSDGDANPAAKDRYLAVTTGLPHARITLEVLDRLTGQENDWEGIRAIAENYHQMLNTAFFQVYLAGNETYRPYLQAQGARYLSQAPYDLTWRNSLASDTLEE; translated from the coding sequence ATGTTTCAGCCTCTTCAGTTCATAGGAATCCTGCAAAAAAAAGCGCGTCCGCATTTTCAATCTCGCTTCGCATTTCGTCCTAGCGTGATCGCACTAAGTTTTCTCTTAGGTTCCCTCGCTAGCCTAATCGTCCCAACGACTGCCAAGGCCGCAGAGCGCATTCAATTGCAGTATGGACTAGCTGGCATTACCGTCACTCGCCAAGAGCTAGAGACGTTCGCCCAAACTGGAGAAGCATCGGGTGGACTAGAGACTATTCTGGCTCGGCTTGGTCCTGACATCCAAGAACAGCTACGCTCAGCGCTAAAGGCCACCTATAATCTAGATCCTGTCTTAGCTAATCGCTTTTCCTATACTCGTTCAGGCGAGCAACTGCTAAGCGAAGTAGGTGAGCTGATCAAAACTGAATCAGGATTGAATGGCTTCAAAGGATTGAGAGCTGCCTTGACCTTAGCAGCAGCCGATCCAGAAGGATTAACCCTTATCAAGTTTATAGAGAAATTTCCATCGGATATTCGGATCAATATTGCTCAGGCGCTGCGCTTCGGCGGTAGATTTCGCGCGTTGCTATCAGAGACCCAGCAGACGGTTTCACAGCTAACAGAAGACACCGAGGCGATCGCCCAAACCGAACCTCCTATTGACTTCAGCGCGCTACCAGATCCTCGGGCACTAGGTGAGCGTACAGTCTCTATAGAAGCACTGACACTGTATGACCAAGGACGCGATCGCACCATTCCTACCGATCTCTACCTACCCAATTTTCTAGCGACTGACAGTGATCGCTCTATTCCTGTTGTTGTTGTTTCTAATGGACTCGGCGCTAGGCGCGATCGATTTACAGAACTGGCCAATCATCTGGCATCACACGGATTTGCCGTAGCCTTGCTAGATCATCCAGGGAGCGATCGCGAACGGCTTAGCGATTTTTACAACGGTTTAGAAGCTGAAAATTTTGAACCGACTGAATATATTGACAGGCCGCTAGACGTCAGTTTTATCCTCGACGAACTTTCTCGCTTGAACCAAACGCAGTTCAGCAATCACCTAGACCCAGAGCGAGCAGGCGTCTTTGGTTATTCCTTTGGCGGTACAACAGCGCTTGCGCTTGCTGGGGCAGAAATCGATTTAGAGCACCTACAACATGCTTGCGAAACCCGCTCTAGCCTGTTCAATATCTCATTGCTGTATCAGTGCCGCGCCTTGGAACTGCCAGAAGGTGCGATCGCTAACGCTACTCTAAAAGACGATCGAATCAAAGCTATCTACACCTTCGTGCCCTTTAGCCGCAGTCTTTATGGACCAGACGGTATGGCCCAAGTTGACGGTCCAGTCCTGTGGGAAGCGACCGACAAAGACATCCTTACCCCTTTCGTCATCGAACAGCTTCCCGCCTTTAGCTGGCTTAGCGATGGCGATGCTAATCCTGCCGCCAAAGATCGCTATCTAGCTGTCACCACTGGCCTACCCCATGCTCGCATCACCCTAGAAGTCCTTGATCGTCTCACTGGGCAAGAAAACGACTGGGAAGGAATTCGTGCGATCGCTGAAAACTACCATCAGATGCTCAACACCGCCTTTTTCCAAGTCTATCTAGCAGGCAACGAAACCTACAGACCCTACCTTCAAGCACAAGGTGCTCGCTATCTATCCCAAGCGCCCTACGACCTCACTTGGAGGAATTCACTCGCTTCAGATACCCTCGAAGAGTAG